GATGCTGTGCCCTCAGGCCTTAATGTTAAACTCCTTTGTCCTCTGTCCTCAAATGTATACATCTCTTTTTGGACGATATCTGTTGTTTCTCCTACCCCTCTAGCAAATAGCTCTGTATGTTCAAAAACTGGCGTCCGGAGTTCCTTGTAATTATATTTCCCACACAACTCTCTAGCTTTTTCTTCAACATATTGCCAGCGCTCAACTTCATCCGGGAGAATATCTTGTGTTCCCCTTGGTATTTGATAAGACATACATTTTCCTCCTAAATTAACCAAAATAAAAAACTCCCATCCCTACTATTCGTAGGGACGAGAGTTATCATTTACCCGTGGTGCCACCCTAGTTGAAGCATTATTCATCTGCTTCCACTTAGTCAGTTAACGCCTGATTACGTCCTTCTCCTAGTCAAACCTTGTTACTTGTAAACGTTCAAAAAACTCTTGACCATTTTCAGTTAACAATTGATAATTTTTCAGAGAGAAACCTCCAGAGTGTTCATTCGTTAAGTCAGCATGACGAAATGCTTTCAGCCTAATGGCATTTCTTCTCTTTTCATGTGAATCCTTAACTACTGTTCTCTTTCACTGGTTGCTTCAATATTATTTTCAGAAAGAATTTTATATTATCATACGTATGAACAGAAAACTTGTCAAGAGAATTCGATAATTATTATGATCTATGCAAGTGTTTTTTTAGTTTTTTTATATCTTTCACTGCTAATCCATACTCCGACGCCAATTCTATTAATGTAGAATCATTCTCTCTTTGAATAAAGTCATGGAAATCCACACCGAATAATTGATTGCCTTCTTTTCCACTAATCGCACTTTTCTCACTATATCTCACAATAAAACTTCCTTTCCACACCATTTTCTACTGCATTTATATTTCTCTACGTAATAATTGTAGTTTTCCCTTCTGGCTGAAAATATTTCATTAAATATACAAGGAAATATAAAAAAATTAGCGAAAGAGTAAAGATGGCAAAAAGCTAATAGAGGAGGTACATTGTTTGTTCAAGAAGATATGTTTATTTGTCCTAATTCTTGTTATTCTTATACCTAATAATAAAATTACTTATGCTGAAACAGAAACAATAGCAGTGAATGTTCCATCATTGAATGTGCGTACAGGACCTGGTTTATCATATGAGGTCATTACAAATGTTAAACAGGATGAACACTTTACATTAATAGCAACAAAAGACGATTGGATTCAAATACAATTACCAAATCAACAAACTGGTTGGGTTGCCTCATGGCTGGTCCAAAATCTCACTACAGAAAAATATAGCTCGACATCAAAAGTTACTGCAATTGTAGATGAGCTACGTATACGACAAGGTCCAGGAAGTAATTTTGAAATTATTGGTTCGATGAATCAGGGTGATCATGCTAATGTAATTGAGCAACAAGTGGATTGGACTAAAATTTCATTTGCCAGTCAAGTTGGATGGGTCTCTTCACAATACTTGTCACTATCTGATTCTGATTTATCCACTCCTATGGAACAAGCGCAAATCATTGCTCAAATATCTGTAGATAGCTTAAATGTTAGAAGTGAACCTTCTCTAGAGTCAGAAATTATCGGACAGCTTCATAACGGAGAAGAAAATGCAATATTAAGTGAGCAAGAGAATTGGCTTGAAATATCATATATGAATACTTCTGGCTGGATTCATCGATCATTTGTCAATATTATTAATGAACAACAACAGGAAATTGACACATTAAACCCAAACGAGCACACCGATGGTTCTGATTCAGAACATGAGGAGCAGCAACACACAGATATAAAAGGTGTAGTAACAGCAACGACACTTAACGTAAGGAGCAATTATTCATTAGATGGAGACATTGTAGGTAATATACCTCAAGGAGAAGAGATACTCATATTAGAAGAAATTAACAAGTGGTACAAAATCAATTGGCTCGGAGGTGAAGGCTGGGTTGCTAGCTGGTACGTCAAGCTTTTAGAAGAACAAAATAACCCTAACACGATAAACGAACCTAAAGAGAAAGAAAGTACTGTTCGTATTTTACATAATGGTACAAATTTACGAGATAAGCCATCAACGACTGCAAAAATAGTCGTACGTGCAAATGAAGGTGATACTTATCCAATCCTTGATATTGATGGAGATTGGTATAAAATTCAATTACCTAATGAAAGTACTGCCTATGTTGCAGGCTGGATTGTCAAAGCATCTACGAACGTACCCATTATAGAAAAAAATGGCATTGAACAATATTTAAAGGATAAAATTATCGTCATCGACCCTGGACATGGTGGACGTGACGGCGGAACAACTGGTTTGAAAGGTTCGCTCGAAAAGAACATTACTGTTAGGACTGCAAACATCTTAGAAGACAAGCTAACTGCTGCTGGAGCTACAGTCTTTTTAACTAGAGAAGAAGATATTTACGTATCGTTAAGAAACAGAGTAAGTATTTCACATTACTATAATGCTGATGCCTTTATTAGTTTACATTACGACAGTACTACTGATAGAGGGGTAAGTGGCATTACTTCATTTTACTATGACGAAACAAAGGATAAACAATTAGCAGTATCTTTACATGAACAACTTATTAATTATACTAATTTAAATGACCGAAATGCCCGATTTGGCAATTATCATGTATTAAGAGAAAACAAGCAGCCATCAGCCCTTCTCGAATTAGGGTTTTTAAGCAATAATGAAGAAGAATTAATGATCAATTCAACACACTTTCAAGAAGCGATAGGCAATGCACTCTATTATGGGCTCGCACAATATTTTAATAACAATTAGAGGTTGTCCAGAAAGTCATTCAATGACTTTCTGGACAACCTCTTCATTTACGCTCTCTCACTATCAATGATTAATGTCACTGGACCATCATTGATAAAGTCAACATCCATCATTTTTCCGAATTGACCTGTCTCAACAATAGCACCATTGTTCATTAATTGTTTATTAAAAAAATCATAAATGGCTTTCGCCTGCTCAGGTTTAGCTGCTTCCATGAAATTAGGTCTCCGTCCTTTACGGCAATCACCATATAATGTGAATTGTGATACAGATAGTACTTGCCCACCGACATCTAATAATGAAAGATTCATTTTTCCATTGTCATCTTCAAATATTCGAAGATTAACAATTTTTTCAGCTAAATATTTGGCATCTTCTTCTGTATCAGTATGAGTTACACCTACTAGCAATAAAAGCCCATGAGAAACTTGGCCAACTGTTTGTTCATTTACGATGACCTTTCCGTTTTTAGCGCGTTGGACGACTACTCTCATATCGTTAATCCTCTCTAATTCATGATCCTTCTAACAGAATAAACATCAGGAATCTGCTTAATTCTCTCTACTACTTTTTGTAAATGACTAATGTTTTTTATAAAAATGGCCATATTTATCATTGCCATTTTATTACGGTCTGTTTTCCCTGTGACAGATGAAATGTTCGTTTTTGATTCATTAACCGCCTGCAGAACTTCATTAAGCAGACCTCTACGATCAAATCCTGTTATCTCAATCTCAACATTGTATTCGCGACTTTCTTTAGCATGACCTTCCCACTCGACAGGAATAAGTCTTTTCTCAGCATCTTCAGTATTAATGTTGGGACAATCAGCACGGTGTATGGAAACGCCTCGTCCTTTTGTTATAAAGCCAACAATTTCATCACCTGGAACAGGATTACAACATTTTGATAATCTAATGAGCAAGTTGTCAATTCCTTGCACACGAACTCCTGCATCACGTTTTTTTGCTTGAGGAATAGGAATTTGTCTTACTTCCGATGCAGCTTCTGTAATATTCTTCTCTAGTTCATCGTCTTTCTTTTTGCGCCATTTATCGGTAAGACGCGTAACAACTTGAGCAGCTGTAATTCCATTAAATCCAACAGCTGCATACATATCTTCTTCATTATTGAAGTTGAACTTTTCAGCAACAACCTTTAAATTTTCTGGTGATAATACTTCTTTCACGTCAAACTCAAGATTCTTAATTTCTTTCTCAATAAGTTCCTGCCCTTTTTCAATATGCTCTTCACGTCGCTGCTTCTTGAAAAATTGTCGAATCTTATTTTTCGCTTGAGAAGTTTGAGCAAGCTTTAACCAGTCTTGACTTGGACCATAAGAATGCTTCGATGTTAATATTTCAATGATGTCACCTGTTCTTAATTTATAATCAAGTGTTACCATTTTTCCGTTAACTTTTGCACCAATTGTCTTATTACCAATTTCTGAATGAATACGATAAGCAAAATCAATAGGAACCGAACCAGATGGTAATTCGATTACATCGCCCTTTGGTGTAAAGATATATACCATATCCGAGAACAAATCAATCTTTAAAGATTCCATAAATTCTTCAGCATTTGTTGCATCATTTTGCCACTCTAAAATTTCCCGGAACCAAGTCATTTTCGTTTCAAATGAGGATTTATCACTAACAGCTTTACCTTCTTTATATGACCAATGGGCCGCTATCCCGAATTCTGCGATTTGATGCATTTCAGTCGTTCGTATTTGTACTTCCATAGGCTCACCTTTAGGGCCTATAACAGTCGTATGAAGAGACTGGTACATATTAGGCTTTGGCATTGCTATATAATCCTTAAACCTGCCAGGCATAGGCTTCCAACACGTATGAATAATGCCTAAGACCGCATAGCAATCCTTGATGCTATTTACAATAATCCTCAAAGCCAACAAATCATAGATTTCATTAAATTGTTTATTTTGTAGAATCATTTTTCGATAAATACTGTAAATATGTTTAGGGCGTCCATATATTTCTGACTTAATCGATACATCATTTATCTTTGTTTTTAAGTCCTGTATCGTTTCAGCTAAGTATTGCTCTCTTTCAGCCCGTTTTTTCTTCATCAAGTTCACAATGCGATAGTATTGCTGAGGGTTTAAATATCGTAAAGCAGTATCTTCTAGCTCCCATTTTATTTTTGATATTCCAAGGCGATGAGCCAATGGGGCGAAAATTTCAAGAGTTTCATTTGATATACGCATTTGCTTCTCATGTGGTAAATGCTTTAATGTACGCATGTTATGCAAGCGATCTGCTAGTTTTATTAAAATTACGCGAATATCCTTTGCCATAGCAACAAACATTTTTCGGTGATTCTCAGCCTGTTGTTGTTCATGAGATTTATATTTAATTTTACCGAGCTTTGTTACACCATCTACAAGCATAGCAACTTCTTTGCCAAACTCAGTTGTCATTTTTTCAATTGAAGTATCAGTGTCCTCTATAACATCGTGAAGAAAACCTGCTGCAATTGTTGCAGGATCTAACTCTAAATCTACGAGTATTCCTGCTACTTGAATAGGATGAATAATATATGGCTCACCAGATTTTCTAAATTGATCATGATGAGCTTGCTCCGCAAACTGATATGCATTTGCGATAAATTCAATATCGTCTTGTGACAAGTAAGCTCTTGCCTTGTCAATTACCTGTTCAGCTGTTAACACATGTTCATTAGCCATGATATCACCTTTACAATAAGTATTGTATTTATTATCATGAAATTTCGAGTAGATGTAAAGTATTGATTAAACGGAAAATCTAGCCGACACATGATAATGGCGGAATGTCGTCATCCATGACTCTCCCCGAAAAGCATGCACTCCACTTTTTAGCCGGGGCTAGGCCCGATCGCTAGACATCTGAAAAACAATTTCAAGCATCTCCATTACCCCCAAAGACAAGCATTAGCATTATATCGCCATGAAGGTGTTTTACCTTTTTACGATTTGGGGGGATTTGTGAAAGATATAGACATAGGTTGATCTTATATAATGGTTTTTTTCGCATTAATTATTGCTTTTCGTACTAAGAGCCAAACACGTACACAACTAGAGTTCGAGGCATCTTTCCTTCTATACAACAATGACCATGTAAAACCAATATTTTTTGTAATAATTAGCTTATAATAGCAACAAAGTTTACGAAAAGAACCTATTTAATTGATAAAGCTTGAAAAAAGAGCCCTCTTCAAAATGAGCGCTCTCTTAAATTCTATGTTAAGCGTGTGGAAAAACTTAAAATTCCATTAATGAAAGAACATCGTAATTATCAATCTTATTTCGCCCATCTAAATACGAAAGTTCGATTAAAAAGGCAATTCCTGCCACGACTCCACCTAACTCTTCTACAAGCTTGATTGTTGCTTCAATTGTACCACCAGTTGCTAATAAGTCGTCAGTTATTAATACTCTTTGTCCTGGCTTTATCGCGTCTTTATGAATCGTAAGCACATCTTTTCCATACTCTAATCCATAATCTACCTTTATCACGTCACGAGGTAATTTACCTTCTTTTCTTACAGGTGCAAACCCTACTTCTAAAGCATATGCTACTGGACATCCAATAATAAATCCTCTTGCTTCTGGTCCAACTACTAAATCAATTTTTCTTTCACTTGCATATTTCACAATTTGATCTGTTGCATATTTATAGACTTCACCTTTATCCATAATCGTGGTGATATCTTTAAATTGTATTCCTTCTTTAGGAAAATCTGGTACTACGGTAACATACTTTTTTAAATCCATTCGTTCACTGCCTCCTGCGAACCTTTATTATTATTGTTATCAAACCAATGCTTCAATTGTTGATATGATGAATACGAAAATGTACGTTCAAGCTCAAGCTGTGCTTGTTTTGAGCGATACGTTATTGACTCAGTCAAATCCCTTTTTTCTGTATGATTTGATATAGAAATGAATCCATTGTCTATTTTAACAAATTCTAATTCAAAAAACACCTTTGACATAAATTCTATCGTTTCTTTTGTCCATCCTTTATGAATAGCTAACTTTTCAGCGTAGCGGTTCAAATCGAAAGAACCTTTTTGTACTAAAAAGCGATAATACCAAGAAAAGTGTTTTCGAGTTGGTATTGTAGTAAAAAAATGATCTTGTTCATGGTGGAACAATGCGTATATTCGTTCAGGTAAACCAGCATGTTGTAGCAAACTTATCTGTTCAATCGATGATGGTAGGTCTACCATTATAACGTGTTTTGAATTTATGTCGATAACATCATCGTGCGCTTCAACTTTATAAATAACATTCTCGTATTCGCTAAGTTGTAATTTACTTATCGTTTGCTCGTTAAAGATGATTAGCTGTAGTTTATGTGATGGAATAAGTTCAATCAATTTTTCTACATCTTTTGTACCCCTATAATCAAAAAGCTGCCACTCATTCACGCTAATATCTTGCAGCATTAACTGAGCCTTTCGATTATTGTTCCACTCATTAATAGATAAATCTCCTACGACAGATACTCGAGAAAGTGGAGATATATCATCATACAAATAACCAAATCTAAAAGCAATTGTATCTAATTGACTTCCAGCTTCTTCAAGCACTACTTTCAAGTGTGCTTGATCAGTCCCAATCTTGCGCATATCACTAATATTGACATTATCTATCAAAAACTTAGGCTTTGGATTGTTCATTCCATATGGTGCCAATTTTCCTATTTGTTCAATTGTTGAAATTGTCACTTCGTCTATTGAACATGTGGTATCTATATTGGTAATTGGTACATATTCCTCTTCGATTAAAACATCTTGAGCTATAGCATTTAATCGGTATCGTAAATCTTCAATATCTTCAAGTTGTAGTGTCATTCCTGCAGCCATAGGATGGCCTCCAAAATGAGGTAAAATATCACGACATTTTGATAAATTTGCGAATAAATCAAAGCCTTCAATACTTCGAGCAGATCCTTTTGCCAGTCCACTTTCCTGATCAACACTTAAAACAATTGTTGGACGGTAAAATTTATCCACAAGACGAGAGGCAACAATACCGATAATCCCTGAATTCCAAGCTTCGTCTGCAACAATTAGAACAGCATTGTCCTCTAGAGGGTATTGTTCTTCAACTTGTTTTATCGCTTCTTCTGTTGTTTTATTTACTAGCTGCTGACGTTGCTTATTTAACAAATCTATTTCATTAGCAAGGTGGGAGGCTTCCTCTACATTATCAGTCATAAGTAAATGTACTGCTGGATCAGCTGAATCTAACCTACCAACTGCGTTAAGTCTCGGTGCAATAGCAAAGCCAATTGTATCTTCATTAATTTCATTTGCATCAACACGACAAACTTTCAATAATTCTTTTATACCTTTTCTAGATGTCACTTGAAGCTTTTTTATTCCTTTATATGCAATTAGACGGTTTTCTCCTGATAGAGGTACTAAATCAGCAATTGTTCCAATGGCGACAATATCTAAGAGTGATGTCGGTACCTCGCCAATTAATGCATGGGCTACTTTAAATGCAACACCAACCCCTGCCAAGTCTTTGCACGGATATACGCTATTTGGTTTTTTAGGGTGGATAATTGCTAACGCATCAGGAAGCTCAGGACCTGGCTCATGGTGATCAGTTATAATTAAATCTAACCCTAATTCCCCAGCAACCGTCGCTTCATTTAAAGCAGCAATTCCAGTATCTACAGTTATGATTAGCGAAAACCCTTCTTCTTTTGCCCATTTAAAAGCTTCTTCGTTCGGACCATATCCTTCTGTGAACCGATTTGGTATATAGAAGTCTACCTTAGCTCCCATTTCATTAAGAGTTGATAATAGGACTGCTGTACTACTAACACCATCTGCATCATAGTCACCAAAAATGAGAATCTGTTCTTCAAGTTCAATTGCTTGCTTTATTCTTGCAATTGCAACATCCATATCTTCTAGTAAAAACGGGTCATGAAAATCTTGATTTTCTATATTTAGAAAGGCATGAGCATCTTCAACAGTATCTATGCCACGATTGATGAGTAATTTTGCAACAAGAGGGGTAATACTTAGTGCATCGGCAAGCTGCTGTACTTGTTCTTCATTACATTCATTTATTTTCCATCGAGTTTTAGACTGTAGCATACTATCTCCCCTTTATTAAAACAAGCCCTATTATACTAGAGAGCTAGTTGTGTTTCAAATTCAATCTATTGCCAGCTCAGACTTTATTAATTTATTGTCTCTAACCTTACACCTTTTTTAATACATAAGACTGTTTTCATATAGAATGTTGTTTTTAATATAAAAAATAAATTTTTAGTCGCATCTTTTCTTCTATTTTATGAAGAAAAAAGTTTACGAAAAGTGCCTACATAAAAAAAGCCGCAGTACATGTACCACGGCTATTGCAAAGGGTTATTTCGCAGCTGTTTAATTTGGTAACAACAGCAACAAAGTATTCGAAAAGAGTCTTTGCAAAAAACGTTTTTTTTTAGCTCAAATTGTTCTCTTACTGTTTTTTTGAAGGATTTCTAAGACCTAGCTTCTTGCTTTTCCAAACTAACCAAAGCTGAGATGCGATAAACATGGATGAATATGTTCCTGCAACTAAACCGATCAGTAGAGCAAATGAGAAGTTTGTAATTGATTCACTTCCGAATATTAACAATGCACCTACAGCAATAACTACAGTAAGCACCGTATTAATAGACCTTGCTAACGTTTGCTGCAGACTTTTATTTACAACAGCTGCTAGATCTTCAAATGTTTTAATTTTCTTTTTCTTCTTATAGTTTTCACGTATACGATCAAATGTAACAATCGTATCATTAATCGAATAACCTACGATCGTTAAGACCGCAGCGATAAATGTTAAATCGACTTCGAGTCTAGTTAAACTAAAGAATGCAATAATGAAAAATGAGTCGTGTAACAATGCCACAATGGCTGCTAACGCCATCGTCATTTCAAACCGAATGGTAACATAAATGATGATACCTATAGATGCAATCAATACAGATATGAATGCATTACGAGCTAGTTCCTTACCGATAGTTGGAGAAACCGTACTTACATTAGGCTCTTGACCATATTTGTCAATAAAATGAGACTTTAGTTCATTAATTTTAGCTTGCTCAATTACTCCTAAAAAGCGTGCAACTGCAATTTCATTATTTGTTCCTGAAAGTACGATCTCATCATCTGGTACTAAACCTATCTGACCAAGCTCTTCAGTTACTTCTTTTGCTGTGAGCGATTGACTAGCACCGATTTCTACCCTCGTTCCACTTTCAAAGTCTATGCCGAGATTAAGCTTCATTGTTAATAGGAGAATCACTCCAACTACAATCATAGCCCCTGAGAATAGGAAAAATTTCTTACGATGCTTTACAAAATCAACCTTATCAAATTTTGTCGATAACTCTGTTTCATCTGTTACGTCTGCAATATCTAATATATCCGCTTGCTTAACTCCAAAATAACCAGGCTTTTTATTTAGGAAGCGGCTATTCACCCACAAGCCAAGCAAAATTCTTGAGCCATATACAGCAGTAATAAAGCTGACGATAATACTTACGATTAACATCGTTGCAAACCCTTTAACTGAGCTTGTCCCATAAACAAACAATACTGTTGCTGCTAACAGTGTAGTAATGTTAGCGTCTAGAATGGTTGATAGCGACCTGCGGTTTCCAGCCCGGAAAGCAGACATCGTCGATTTACCTAGCTTAATTTCTTCCTTAATTCGCTCATATGTAATGATATTTGCATCAACAGCCATACCTACACCTAGGATTAACGCAGCGATACCTGGTAAAGTTAAAACACCATTCATTAAATCAAAAACGAGTAAAATGAGGAAAATATAAATGCTTAAAGTAATTGTTGCGATTAATCCCGGAAAACGATAATAACCGATCATAAATATAAAGATGATTGCAATTCCGACAATCCCCGCAAATACCGTTTTTTCCATTGCTTGTTCACCGAATTTTGCACCTACCGATGTAGAATAAATCTCTTTTAGATCTACTGGTAGCGCTCCGGCATTCAACAAATCAGAAAGCTCTTTCGTTTGAGCTACAGTAAAGTTACCTGATATCATTGGTGTTTTAATATTCAATACTTCATTTACATTTGCAACTGATAAAATTTTATTACTATTGGTGTTCTTTAACTCTTCAAATGAGTCTACACCTTCTTCGAAATCAAGCCACATAACTAATTGATTATTTGGAGCCATATTTAAAATTTGTTCTGTAACTTGACCAAATTTATCTGCATCTTTTATTGTAAGGGATACAATCGGCGCGCCATTTTCATCGAAAGATGGACTCGCACCCCCCTCTTCCAAGTCTGTACCATCTAACATAATATTGTCATTAACATCTCTAATCGTTAACTTTGCACCAGTAGATAGGATTTCTCTTGCTTTATTTTGATCCTCAACACCTGCTAATTGCACACGAATTCGATCTGTACCTTCAATCTGAATACTCGGTTCACTCACACCTAAAACATTCACACGTCGGTCCAGAGCTGCAGCTGTACTTTCTAAAATAGAGTTGGTTATTTCTTCATCCTCATGTACGGGTATAGCTTCATATAAAACTTCAAAGCCCCCCTGTAGGTCAAGACCTAACTTAATGTCGTTGGTTATTCCTTTTAGCGTATAGCCCATCGTGCTGCCAATCACTAGCACGAGCAAAAAAAACGCTACGATGCGACCTCTTTTTACCATAACTAAAAATCCTCCTTAAAATTAACAAAAAAGCACAAGCACCTTAGAAATATTCTTTGCGTTAATAATGTATATCTTATATGTCTGTAACCTTGTCTAACAAAACAATTATGAAACATATTTAACTACCTGTCAATTTCACAATAAATATGCATTGTTCAATAAAAGATATACCCGCCTACAATAGTTGATTCAAGACGTCTTTTCCTTCTTCACTAAATAAATTTGGTGCTTTATATGCTTCAATTGTTATATAGCTCATATATTCGCTTATCGTAAGGCTCAAAATATCATTTACCATTTCGTAAAGTTTCTTTCCTTCTTTTACACGCTTCCACTTTTTTTTCTTTAAGCACTCCCATAGCTGCTCCTCAGTTACATCTTCATAACCAAACATGCAGAACTCTTCTAATTTACTCGTTAGGGCAGGTTGACAAATTGCTTTAAATTGTTCAAGAACATCCAATTTATTATTCAATATTATCCACTCCTACGTTAGAAATAGAAAACGTTTAAATGTTATGAAACAACCTCGTATTTCTTTTCTTATACTTGTCATGCTTGGCCAACCCACATGCATATAGTTAATTGTATATGATATCACCCTTTTTGAGAAGGTAGGGACCAAGATGACAAAACAAACATTTTTGAAAGGTACGCTTATACTCGTTATAGCTGGTTTAATAACAAGAATTCTAGGATTTATTAACAGAGTAGTAATTGCTAGAATGATTGGTGAAGAAGGCGTCGGCTTATATATGATGGCCGTGCCGACATTAATTCTAACAATTAATTTAACCCAGCTTGGACTTCCTGTTGCAATATCAAAGCTCGTAGCAGAAGCAGAAGCAGTTGGTGACAGAAGAAAAGTCAAAAAAATATTAGTTATCTCGTTATCAATTACTCTTATTACGAGCGTTATTTTTACAAGTGGAATGATTGGATTTGCCCCATTACTCTCCAATACGCTATTAACCGATTCAAGAACACTTTATCCTTTGTTAGCGATTTCCCCAATTGTTCCTATTGTTGCATTGTCATCGGTTATGAGAGGATATTTCCAAGGGAAGCAGAATATGAAACCACCAGCTATTTCACAGGTGATAGAACAAATCGTCAGAATTACGCTCGTAGCAGTCTTTACAAAAGCTTTTTTACCTTATGGGATTGAATTTGCTGCTGCAGGTGCAATGATTTCTGTAGTGATAGGCGAATTTGCTTCGCTTATTTATATGATAACGATGTTTAAGCTAAATAAGAGAATAAAAGTTAGACGACATTTTTTTAAATCAATGAAAGATGGAAAAGAAACGTTTAATGGGCTGATGAGAATAGCATTGCCTACTACTGGAAGCAGATTAATTGGTTCAATTTCATGGTTTTTTGAACCCATTGTCGTTGCCCAAAGCCTCGCTATAGCAGGACTCTCAATATCTCTTGCTACAAGACAATACGGGGAATTAACAGGATATGCCCTTCCATTAATGTTCTTACCCTCTTTTATTACTCATTCATTACAAGTTGCACTAGTACCTGCCATTAGTGAAGCTGCTGCAAATAACAAAATGCAGATCGTGGAATATAGGCTACAGCAAGCATTACGTCTATCTTTTGTTACTGGAG
This sequence is a window from Bacillus sp. SM2101. Protein-coding genes within it:
- the secDF gene encoding protein translocase subunit SecDF; protein product: MVKRGRIVAFFLLVLVIGSTMGYTLKGITNDIKLGLDLQGGFEVLYEAIPVHEDEEITNSILESTAAALDRRVNVLGVSEPSIQIEGTDRIRVQLAGVEDQNKAREILSTGAKLTIRDVNDNIMLDGTDLEEGGASPSFDENGAPIVSLTIKDADKFGQVTEQILNMAPNNQLVMWLDFEEGVDSFEELKNTNSNKILSVANVNEVLNIKTPMISGNFTVAQTKELSDLLNAGALPVDLKEIYSTSVGAKFGEQAMEKTVFAGIVGIAIIFIFMIGYYRFPGLIATITLSIYIFLILLVFDLMNGVLTLPGIAALILGVGMAVDANIITYERIKEEIKLGKSTMSAFRAGNRRSLSTILDANITTLLAATVLFVYGTSSVKGFATMLIVSIIVSFITAVYGSRILLGLWVNSRFLNKKPGYFGVKQADILDIADVTDETELSTKFDKVDFVKHRKKFFLFSGAMIVVGVILLLTMKLNLGIDFESGTRVEIGASQSLTAKEVTEELGQIGLVPDDEIVLSGTNNEIAVARFLGVIEQAKINELKSHFIDKYGQEPNVSTVSPTIGKELARNAFISVLIASIGIIIYVTIRFEMTMALAAIVALLHDSFFIIAFFSLTRLEVDLTFIAAVLTIVGYSINDTIVTFDRIRENYKKKKKIKTFEDLAAVVNKSLQQTLARSINTVLTVVIAVGALLIFGSESITNFSFALLIGLVAGTYSSMFIASQLWLVWKSKKLGLRNPSKKQ
- a CDS encoding post-transcriptional regulator — encoded protein: MNNKLDVLEQFKAICQPALTSKLEEFCMFGYEDVTEEQLWECLKKKKWKRVKEGKKLYEMVNDILSLTISEYMSYITIEAYKAPNLFSEEGKDVLNQLL
- the spoVB gene encoding stage V sporulation protein B, producing the protein MTKQTFLKGTLILVIAGLITRILGFINRVVIARMIGEEGVGLYMMAVPTLILTINLTQLGLPVAISKLVAEAEAVGDRRKVKKILVISLSITLITSVIFTSGMIGFAPLLSNTLLTDSRTLYPLLAISPIVPIVALSSVMRGYFQGKQNMKPPAISQVIEQIVRITLVAVFTKAFLPYGIEFAAAGAMISVVIGEFASLIYMITMFKLNKRIKVRRHFFKSMKDGKETFNGLMRIALPTTGSRLIGSISWFFEPIVVAQSLAIAGLSISLATRQYGELTGYALPLMFLPSFITHSLQVALVPAISEAAANNKMQIVEYRLQQALRLSFVTGGLAVVVLYIFATPLMEIMYGTSNAAIYVKLMAPFFILHYFQGPLQATLQALDLAKAAMINSLIGAIVKLAAIFALATQPEIGIMGAALAIVVSMMLVTLLHFSTVLKVISYTFYVKDYIKTGLTIVISGIVGHYVFSYLLAIDSLIFRTLFAIISTSLTYFLLLIIFNLIKPDELARVPILRKLFITSGK